The uncultured Fibrobacter sp. nucleotide sequence CATCCATCAAGCTGTCTATCACAGACCGAGTATCTTCGCCAGAGCTAGACGAGGCCGAGCTGCTAGACAAAGCCGGGTCATCCGCGCTAGATGAGGCCGAGTCATTACCGCAAGCAATGAACATCGTCGAAGACAGGGCGCAAATTACGCTACATGCGAAAAACTTTTCTATCTGCAACATTTTACGTTTCCTCCTAAGCGGCTAAACAACATAAATATATACAATTATGGGTGAAAGAGACAACTCTTTTCTACATTTGCGGCCATGAAGTCAATCGAAGTCGTTGCAGGCATTATTTGCGACGGGGCGCCACATTCAGCGGGAGCCCGGTTCTTTGCCACGCAGCGCGGCTACGGCGAACAAAAAGACGGCTGGGAATTCCCGGGTGGCAAAATGGAGCCCGGCGAATCCCCGCAACAGGCACTCGCCCGCGAACTCAAGGAAGAACTCGCCATCGACGTGAACGTAGGCGAATTCCTCTGCACCGTGGAACACGACTATCCCACTTTCCACCTGACCATGCACTGCTACTTCTGCACGCTCGCAGACGGGAGCACACCGACGCTTCTCGAACACGAGGCATCACGCTGGCTCACCCCCGCAGAGCTACATTCGGTAAACTGGCTCCCC carries:
- a CDS encoding (deoxy)nucleoside triphosphate pyrophosphohydrolase, with protein sequence MKSIEVVAGIICDGAPHSAGARFFATQRGYGEQKDGWEFPGGKMEPGESPQQALARELKEELAIDVNVGEFLCTVEHDYPTFHLTMHCYFCTLADGSTPTLLEHEASRWLTPAELHSVNWLPADVKVVKALENHLSNASPNTL